A segment of the Streptomyces sp. NBC_00376 genome:
GAGCGTGTCGAACTCCTGGCGGTCCAGGTCGAAGTCGACCAGGGACTGCTCGCGCACCCGGCGCAGGTGGACGGAGAGTTTCTTCATGCGGGTCACGGCACCCTCGACATCGGGATCGAGGCCGGGAAGGACGGGCTTCCAGCGCTCCACATGTCCGTCGGTCCAGTCGCGTCGCTCCATGGGGAAAGCGTACGCCGGGACTCCAACTACCCTTCGGTATCAAATATTTCGTTGACGAATAGTTCGGTAGCGAAATAGATTCCCGCGCATGCCGCATCCTCTGCGCACGCGCGCCTTCCGCCTGCTCTTCATCGGCCGCACCCTCTCCCTCCTCGGCGACGCCGTCATCCCCACCGCCCTCTCGCTGGCCGTCTACCTGGCCACCGGCTCGACCGGGGCGCTCGCGCTGGTCCTGGGCTGCGCGATGGTCCCCAAGCTGCTCCTGCTGCCGCTGGGCGGCGTCGTGGGCGACCGCTTCAACGCCCGTACGGTCGCGCTCACCACGGATCTCGTGCGGTGCGCGACCCAGCTCTTCGTCGGCGCGGAGCTGCTCGGCGGCTCCCCCGAGCTCTGGCAGATCGCGCTCGCCGAGGCGGCCGGAGGCGCCGCCGGGGCGTTCGCGATGCCGACCGTGTCACCGCTGATCCGCGGCACCGTGGCGGAGTCCGGGCTGCTGCGCGCCAACTCCCTGATGGCGGTGGTCAACAGCTCCACCCGGCTCGGCGGCCCGGCCCTCGCCGGGGTGCTGATCCTCACCGCGGGGCCGGGCTGGGCCTTCGTGCTGGACGGCGCCAGCTTCGCGGTGAGCGCCGCGCTGCTGTCCGCCGTCGAGGTCCGGCACGTACCCATCCCCCGGCGCTCGCTGTTCACCGACCTCAAGGAGGGCTGGGGCGAGGTCCGCAGCCGCGACTGGTACTGGACGAGCCTGATCGGGCACGCCACCTGGAACGGCGCGGCGGCCGTCCTGATGACCGTCGGCCCGGCGCTCTTCGTCCGGGAACTGGGCGGCAAGGGCGTCTGGGTCGCCCTGCTCCAGACCGGCGCGGTCGGCCTGCTCCTCGGCTCGCTGCTGGCCGGCCGGGCCCGCCCCCGCCGCCCGATCCTGGTGGCCAACCTGGGGCTCGCCACGTACGCCCTGCCGCTCGGCCTGCTGGCCGCCCACGCGCCCGTCGCGCTCTCCATCGCCGCGTACGGCGTCGCCCAGGCCGGCCTCGGCTTCCTCGGCCCGGTCTGGGAGACCTCGGTCCAGTCCGCCGTACCGGCGCACGCGCTGGCCCGGGTGACCTCGTACGACTGGCTGCTCTCCCTCGGCGCGATGCCGCTCGGCTACGCCCTGGCCCCGCTCGCGGCCTCGGCCTGGGGCGCCGAAGTACCGCTGGCCGTCGCCGCGGTGGCGGTCGGCGCGGCCTGTCTGGGGACGGCGGCGGTGCCGGGCGTACGGCGCTTCGCGACACCCGGCGAGAAGCCCGGGCGAGCCGCCGAACTCCCCGCTTGAACATGTTCAATTACAGGTCTACAGTCCATGACAACAGCTTTTGAACGCGTTCAAAGGAGGGTGGGGCATGGACCTCACTGTTGTCGCGTACGTCATCTATCTGCTGATCAGCGTGGCGCTGACCGTCTGGGTCGCGCGCACACTCAGCCGCAACGGCAAGGTGTTCCTCGCCGATGTGCTGCACGGGAACGAGAAGCTCGCCGATGCCGTCAACCACCTGCTGGTGGTCGGCTTCTACCTGGTCAACCTGGGCTTCGTCACCCTCTACCTGAGGAACTCCGACGCCGTCACCGACGCCCGCGGACTCTTCGAGGCACTGTCGGTGAAGCTCGGCGTCGTCCTGCTCGTCCTCGGTGTGATGCACCTCGGCAATGTCTACGTGCTCAACAAGATCCGCCGCCGCGGTCTGATGGAGCGCGAGCAGACCCCGCCCGTGGCCCCGCAGGGCTGGACGGGACCGGGCAACGGCCCGTGGGCGGCGCCCGCCCCGAGGGCCTGAGCGCCATGACGGGCCGGCCCGGCGGGCAGCGGCTCTCCGTCGAGCGCCTGACGGTGCTGTACGACGCCCGGTGCTCGCTCTGCCTCCATCTGCGGCAGTGGCTGATGAAGCAGCGTCAGCTCGTCCCGCTCGACCTCGTCCCGGCAGCCTCCGAGGAGGCGCTCCGTCGCTTCCCCGGGCTCGACCACGCCGGGACGCTGGACGAGATCACGGTGATCGGCGACCGGGGGCAGATCTACCGCGGGACCTCCGCGTGGATCGTCTGCCTCTGGGCGCTGGCCGAGCACCGGCCCAGGGCCCACTGGCTGACCACTCCGGCGGGCCGCCCGTTCGCGCGGGCCACCGTGCTCGCCGCCGCGAAGTACCGGTCCCTGACCGCCGCACCGTGCGGACGGGAGGGCGGGGACGGTGCCTGTACGGTCCCCGGATCCGAGGGCTGACCGCGACGGATACCCTCGGGACTGTGGCGAAGGAAGCGAAGGACGTGAAGGAAGTCAAGGCTCCCAAGAGCGAGCAGACCCGCACACTCATCCTCGAAACGGCGCTCCGGCTCTTCCAGGAACGCGGTTACGACAAGACGACGATGCGGGCCATCGCCCAGGAGGCCGGCGTCTCCGTGGGGAACGCCTACTACTACTTCACGAACAAGGAACACCTCGTCCAGGGCTTCTACGACCGGCTCGCGGCGGAGCACGCGGCGGCCGTGCAGCCGGTCCTGGACGGCGACAAGGACCTCGCGGTGCGCATGCGCGGGGTCCTGCTCACCTGGCTGGACGTGGCGGAGCCGTACCACCGCTTCGCCGCCCAGTTCTTCAAGAACGCCGCCGACCCGGAGAGCCCGCTCAGCCCGTTCTCGGCGGAGTCGGTCGCGGCCCGCGAGGCGGCGATCTCCATCCACCGGCGGTGCCTGGCCGGGTCCGACACCAAGACCGACCCCGAACTGGCCGAACTCCTGCCGGAGTTGATGTGGCTGATACAGATGGGCCTGGTGCTGTACTGGGTGTACGACCGCACGGAGCACACCGAACGCAGCCGCCGCCTGGTCGAGCGCTCCGCCCCGATCGGCGCCCGCGCCATCGCCCTCTCCCGGTTCCGGGTGCTGCGCCCGCTGGTGCGGCAGATCCACGAGGTGCTGGAGGAGTTCCTGCCCGGCGCCGCGAAGACCCGGGACCGGGGCCGGACAGGCCCCGACAAGCGCTGACGAGCCCTCACAGGACGACGGGGCGGCCGGCCGGCGAACGCCGGCGGACCGCCCCGTTTGCTGCCTTGCGGACCGTCAGATCCGCCTCAGTTCCCAGAGCCGCCAGAGGCCGGTGCCGTCCGAGAGGTACTGCGAACCGGAGACGTCCGTCGTGCTGACGACGTAGTCCTTCTTCTGCCACAGCGGGACCAGCGGCACGTCCTCGCCGACCTGCGCCTGCAGCTCCTTGAAGTCGGCCGAGGTGCGCCCGCGGTCGCTGTACTGGAGCGTGGAGCCGATGAGGCTGTCCACCTTCTTGCTGGAGTAGCCGTTGTGGAGGCTGTTGTTTCGGCCGACCAGCGGCTGGCTGAAGGTGTCGGGGTCCGGGTAGTCGGGGAGCCAGCCGACCGTGTACGCGTCGTACTTACCGGCCGCGTAGTCCTTCTGGAACTTCTGCCAGTCGACGGCGTGGACCGTGACCTTGAAGAGCCCGTCGGCCTCCAGCTGGTGGCGGAGCTCCGCGGTCTCCTTCGTGTAGGCCTCGTCCCCACCGCGGTAGCCGAAGCTGATGTTCACCGGCGTCTGCACTCCGGCGTCCTTCATCAGCTGCTTGGCGCGCTCCGGGTCGGGCGTCGGGTAGGCGTCGAAGAACGGCGTGCTGTGCCCGATGTAGCCCTGCGGGATCAGCGAGTAGAGCGGCTCGACCGTGCCCTTGTAGACGCCGGTCACCAGCGGCCCGCGGTCGATGAGCGAGGCGATGGCCTGCCGGACCTTCTTGTCGGCCAGTGGCGAACCCGGCCGGACGTTGAAGACGAGATTGCGGATCTCGGCGCTGTCCGCCTCGGTGACGCGCAGGTCGGGGTCGCCGGGGTTCAGCTCGGCGAGCGTGGCCGGCGGCAGTTCGCGGTGCGTGACGTCGACCTGCTTGGCGTTCCAGGCGGCCAGGAGCTGGTCCGACTTGTCGTAGTAGTGCACGGTGACCGGGACACCGGTCTTGCTCAGCGCGCCCTTGTAGAGGGGGTTGGGGACCAGTTCGGCGATCTCGCCCGACCGGTACGACTTCAGGAGGTACGGGCCCGAGCCGTCGATGGTGTTGCCCTTGCGGAGCTTGTCCGCCGGGTACGACTCGCGGTCGACGATCGAACCGGCGCCGGTGGCGAGCTTCTGCGGGAAGGTCGCGTCGCGCGAGGAGAGGTTGAAGGTGACGGTGCGTCCGTCCGCCACCACGTTCTTGAGGCTCGGGAAGAGCACCCAGGGACCGACGTCCGTCTTTATCCTGATCATGCGCTCGATGGAGTACTTGACATCCTCGGCCGTGATCTTGCGGCCGTTGGAGAACGTCAGGTCGTCACGGAGCTTGCACTGGTACGTCTGGAGCTTCTGGCCGATGAAACCGCAGCTCTCGGCGGCGTCCGGCTCGGGCACGACCGCACCCGACTTGAACGTCAGCAGGGACTGGTAGATGTTGCTGTACATCGCCCAGGAACCCGCGTCGTACGCACCGGCCGGGTCGAGCGAGGTGACCTCGTCCGTGGTGCCGACCGCGATGGGGTCCTTCTTCGCCTCGTCCGAGGGGAGCAACTGCCAGGCGACAACGCCTGCGATGACCAAAACCGCGAGAACCGCGAGAATCCGTAGCCGGATCGACCGCATTGACGTGCTCTCCCTTACCAGCCCCACCTCGGCAACCGCGCTCAGATACGCACATCACCGCATGCCCACGATCAGCCAATCACACGATTTTCACATCTGGAAGAGCGAAACTGTGATTCATAGCCTTTTGTTCGACAGTTGAAACCTTGGGTGCATCTGAACGTCTGAAAACCTGTGGTCGACGGAGAGTCACGCCCGCAGCGAGGCGAGCTCCACGACGGTGATGTCGGACGGTGCGCCGACCCGTACCGGCGGGCCCCAGGCGCCCGCGCCCCGCGAGACGTACAGCTGGGTGTCGCCGTAGCGGTCGAGCCCGGCGCCGGTGGGATTGGCCAGATCCGCGATGAAGTTGCCCGGCCAGAGCTGGCCGCCATGGGTGTGTCCGGAGAGCTGGAGATCCACGCCGTGGGCGACCGCGTCATGGATGACGACGGGCTGGTGGGCCAGCAGGACGGCGGCGCGGGTACGGTCCCGGTCGCCGAGCGCACGGGCGAAATCAGGACCCTGCCCCTCGCTCTCCCCCGCGACGTCATTGACGCCCGCAAGATCGAATCCGTCGATCTCGACCCGGGCGTTCTCCAGTGGATGAAGACCCAATTCCCTTACCTGGTCGACCCATTGGGCGGCGCCGGAGTAGTACTCATGATTTCCGGTGACGAAGTAATTCCCGTGCCGGGCCTTCAGCCGGGCGAGCGGCTCGGCGGCCGGCCCGAGGTCGGCGACGGTTCCGTCGACGAGATCGCCCACGACGGCGACCAGATCCGGCTGGGTCCGGTTGATCGTGTCGACGATCCGCCGGGTGTGGTCGCGGCCGAGGATCGGGCCGAGGTGGATGTCGCTGACGACGGCGATCCGGAAGCCGTGCGCGGAGCGGGGCAGCTTGGCGAGCGGGACGGTGATCCGCTTCACCCGCGGCCCGCGCAGCACCCCGTAGGTGCCGTGGCCGACCGTGCCGAGCCCGGCGACGGCGGCGGCCCCGCCGACGGCCCGCGCGACGAACAGCCGACGGGTGGGGGCGTCGGTGCGGGGCGGGGCGGGGGCGTCGGCGACGAGGGTGCCCGGGGCGCCGGAAGCGCTCGCACTCGACGAGAGTTCCGATTCTTTTGCGTCATTTGCCGGGTCCGCGCCGGATGCACCGTCCGCTGACGCCGCGTCCGTACCCGTACCCGTGTCCGTGCCCTCCGGCCGCCCGGCCCGGTCCGCCCGGCGCGCCAGCACCCGGCGCAGAACCGGCCGTACCGCCTCGCCCACCAGCAGAGCCAGCGTCAGGTACAGCACGGCGGCCAGCCACAGATAGCCCGGCCAGGCCAGTACCTTCTGGAGCCAGAAGGGCGCGCCCGCACGGCCGGAGACCAGCGCGCCGATGCTGAGCA
Coding sequences within it:
- a CDS encoding MFS transporter, whose amino-acid sequence is MPHPLRTRAFRLLFIGRTLSLLGDAVIPTALSLAVYLATGSTGALALVLGCAMVPKLLLLPLGGVVGDRFNARTVALTTDLVRCATQLFVGAELLGGSPELWQIALAEAAGGAAGAFAMPTVSPLIRGTVAESGLLRANSLMAVVNSSTRLGGPALAGVLILTAGPGWAFVLDGASFAVSAALLSAVEVRHVPIPRRSLFTDLKEGWGEVRSRDWYWTSLIGHATWNGAAAVLMTVGPALFVRELGGKGVWVALLQTGAVGLLLGSLLAGRARPRRPILVANLGLATYALPLGLLAAHAPVALSIAAYGVAQAGLGFLGPVWETSVQSAVPAHALARVTSYDWLLSLGAMPLGYALAPLAASAWGAEVPLAVAAVAVGAACLGTAAVPGVRRFATPGEKPGRAAELPA
- a CDS encoding thiol-disulfide oxidoreductase DCC family protein, giving the protein MTGRPGGQRLSVERLTVLYDARCSLCLHLRQWLMKQRQLVPLDLVPAASEEALRRFPGLDHAGTLDEITVIGDRGQIYRGTSAWIVCLWALAEHRPRAHWLTTPAGRPFARATVLAAAKYRSLTAAPCGREGGDGACTVPGSEG
- a CDS encoding TetR/AcrR family transcriptional regulator; this encodes MAKEAKDVKEVKAPKSEQTRTLILETALRLFQERGYDKTTMRAIAQEAGVSVGNAYYYFTNKEHLVQGFYDRLAAEHAAAVQPVLDGDKDLAVRMRGVLLTWLDVAEPYHRFAAQFFKNAADPESPLSPFSAESVAAREAAISIHRRCLAGSDTKTDPELAELLPELMWLIQMGLVLYWVYDRTEHTERSRRLVERSAPIGARAIALSRFRVLRPLVRQIHEVLEEFLPGAAKTRDRGRTGPDKR
- a CDS encoding ABC transporter substrate-binding protein, with the protein product MRSIRLRILAVLAVLVIAGVVAWQLLPSDEAKKDPIAVGTTDEVTSLDPAGAYDAGSWAMYSNIYQSLLTFKSGAVVPEPDAAESCGFIGQKLQTYQCKLRDDLTFSNGRKITAEDVKYSIERMIRIKTDVGPWVLFPSLKNVVADGRTVTFNLSSRDATFPQKLATGAGSIVDRESYPADKLRKGNTIDGSGPYLLKSYRSGEIAELVPNPLYKGALSKTGVPVTVHYYDKSDQLLAAWNAKQVDVTHRELPPATLAELNPGDPDLRVTEADSAEIRNLVFNVRPGSPLADKKVRQAIASLIDRGPLVTGVYKGTVEPLYSLIPQGYIGHSTPFFDAYPTPDPERAKQLMKDAGVQTPVNISFGYRGGDEAYTKETAELRHQLEADGLFKVTVHAVDWQKFQKDYAAGKYDAYTVGWLPDYPDPDTFSQPLVGRNNSLHNGYSSKKVDSLIGSTLQYSDRGRTSADFKELQAQVGEDVPLVPLWQKKDYVVSTTDVSGSQYLSDGTGLWRLWELRRI
- a CDS encoding metallophosphoesterase yields the protein MVIVVLTLLAGVHRYLWRRFVGDTTAEGSALRKAGTVAAYVLPLLSIGALVSGRAGAPFWLQKVLAWPGYLWLAAVLYLTLALLVGEAVRPVLRRVLARRADRAGRPEGTDTGTGTDAASADGASGADPANDAKESELSSSASASGAPGTLVADAPAPPRTDAPTRRLFVARAVGGAAAVAGLGTVGHGTYGVLRGPRVKRITVPLAKLPRSAHGFRIAVVSDIHLGPILGRDHTRRIVDTINRTQPDLVAVVGDLVDGTVADLGPAAEPLARLKARHGNYFVTGNHEYYSGAAQWVDQVRELGLHPLENARVEIDGFDLAGVNDVAGESEGQGPDFARALGDRDRTRAAVLLAHQPVVIHDAVAHGVDLQLSGHTHGGQLWPGNFIADLANPTGAGLDRYGDTQLYVSRGAGAWGPPVRVGAPSDITVVELASLRA